Proteins encoded together in one Phycisphaerae bacterium window:
- a CDS encoding two-component system response regulator has protein sequence ANPATRDIPIIMITALHEISDMERGVESGTDDFLTKPVNKLELLPRVKSLLRLRHYKSELERTLAYLADLELKPPQ, from the coding sequence AGGCCAACCCGGCCACTCGCGACATCCCAATCATCATGATCACCGCCCTGCATGAGATCAGCGACATGGAGCGGGGCGTCGAGAGCGGGACCGATGACTTCCTGACCAAGCCGGTCAACAAGCTGGAGCTGCTGCCCCGGGTCAAATCACTGCTGCGGCTGCGGCATTACAAGTCGGAGCTGGAGCGGACGCTGGCCTACCTGGCCGACCTGGAGCTCAAGCCGCCGCAATAG